One Prochlorococcus marinus XMU1411 genomic window, TATTCTTTTCAAAATCTATCGATTCAAGAAGACTATCTCCATTAAATTTTTCATATAGTTCATCAACAATTATCAATGAATCCTTTTTGATATTCGCTAAGTTAATTATCTCTTGAGCACTTAAAATTGTTCCTGTCGGATTATTTGGATTACAAATAAATATTAACTTTGGATTATACTTTATAATTTTTTCACTAAATTCATTTATGGGAAATAGAAAATTTTCTCCAATGTAAGAACAAGTTATTTTCTTCATTCCTCGCATTTCTGAACAAGGAGAGTAGTAACCAAAAGTTGGATTCGTGGTTAGAAATATTTGATCTTTTTCTCCAAAGCAATTGAAGATTGCATTGATTGCTGCATCTGCTCCATTGAAAATTCCTATTTCATTATTATCAAATTTTCTTGCATCAAGATATTTATCACATAAAAATTTTTTTAATAAATTATATTCTGGATAAATTGAAATCTCATTTAATTTTATCGCTTGTAATGCCTTAAAAACATTAGGACTTGGACCTAAAGTATTTTCATTAAAGTCTAAGCGGAGTAAATTTCTTCTATTTTCTAAAGGTGCAGAGTAAGACTGCATATTTATTATTTCTTCTCTTGGTCTTGGGAAAAGATTATTTAATTGATCAAAATCATTCATTACATTCTTTCTAAAGTTTCAATTCCTAGAAGCTCTAAGCTTAATTTTAGTATTTTTGCAGTTAGATCACATAAATTAAGTCTAGAAATTTTTATATATTTTTCTTCTTTGAGTATTGGCACTTGATCATAGAATCTATTAAAAGTCTGACATAGCTCAAACAGATAATTGCATAATCTATTTGGCATTAAGTCTTTTTCAATAGATATTATGACTTCATCGAACTTAAGTAATTTTCTGATAAGTTTCCACTCAGCTTTATGTTCATAATTTGTATATTGAAAATCTTTAGAGTCATAAACAAAATCATTTTTTCTTTTAATTCCTGCAATTCTCACAAGTGTATATAACAAATAAGGAGCCGTATTACCATTTAGGGAAAGCATTTTATCAAAACTAAATTGATAATTTGTAATCCTATTTTGGCTTAAATCTGCATACTTAACAGCTCCTAATCCAATTATTCTTGAAGTATTTGCAATAAAATCTTCTGTCTCATAACGATTTTCATCTTCTAATCTTTTCAATAAATCTTCTTTTGCTCTTCTAACTGCTTCTTTTAATAAATCTTTTAAACGTATTGTTTCACCTTCCCTTGTCTTTAGTTTTTTGCCATCAATTCCTTGAACTAAACCAAAAGGGACATGGTCTACTTGGCAATTGTCTGGGATCCATTTTGCTTTTTTTGCAACTTGAAAAACTCCAGCAAAATGATTTGTTTGTCCATGATCAGTTACATAAATAATTCTCGAAGCATCATCCCCATTAGGAGGTTTATTGAATCTGTATCTTATGGCAGCAAGATCTGTTGTAGCATAGTTAAAACCTCCATCTTTTTTTTGAATAATTAGCGGTAAAGGCTTGCCTTCTTTATTAGTCATCCCATCTAGAAATACACATTTTGCTCCTTGATCTTCTACTAATATTTTTTTAAAATTCAAATCCTCAATTACTGATTTTAAGAAGGGATTATAAAAAGATTCACCTCTTTCTTCTATTTTTATTTTTAAATTTTTATAGATTTCATCAAATTCTTTTCTAGATTGATCACATAATAATTTCCAAGCTTTAATCGATTTAATATCTCCACTTTGTAACTTAACTACTTCCTCTCTAGATCTTTTTTGGAATTCATATTCATTATCAAATCTTTTTTTTGATTCTTTATAAAATTCAACTAAATCACTTATTTTAATTTTGCCTATCTCCTCTAAGTCATTTGAATATAAATCTTTGAGCTGAGTAATAAGCATTCCAAATTGCGTGCCCCAATCGCCAACATGATTTAGTCTTAATACTTGATAACCTCTTAACTCGAAAATTCTGGATATTGAATCTCCTATTATTGTTGATCTTAAATGCCCTACATGCATTTCTTTAGCAATATTAGGACTAGAAAAATCTACAATGATTTTATTTGATAAGCCACTATCTAAATCTTTTTTAATTTGAGGTACTCCACCCCTTTGGCATTGAATATTTGATTTAATTGCATTTATTAGAACTTCATCTTTTAATTTTATATTTATAAATCCAGGTCCAGCTATTTCTAGACTCTTACATAATTTTCCTATGCTTTTATTTTTATTTAAAAGGTTAATAAAATCATTAGAAATATCTCTTGGGTTCTTTTTATATATTTTAGATAAACTTAAACAAATATTACATTGATAATCACCAAATTCTTCTTTTGATGATTGTGTAATTAAATTTTTTCTAAGAATTTCGAATTCTCTTTCTTTATGATTTTTTTTAAGACTATCTAAAAGAGTTTGTTCGAAATTATTTGTTAATTCTTTAAAAATGATTAGCATTATTTATTCAATTATTTATCTATATGATTAATTAATATAACGCATACTTAAATCAATCCAATCACTTTTGGTAATAGAAGAACTTGTTGAAATCAAATCAATACCTTTTATTAGATATTTACTAATTTCTTTAGGGTTTATTCCAGAAACTTCTATTATCAAATTTTTATTGACTTCTTTTTTTAGGCTATTAATTGATAAATCTCTTAATTCTTGAACGCTTTTTTTGATTGTTTCAGGACTAAGTTCATCTAATAAGACACTATCCGCTCCTGCTAATACTGCTTCTTTTGCCTGTTCGATATTTTCAGCTTCAATTATGATATGAGTTGTAAAAGGCGAATTTAGGCGAATTTTTTGTACTGCATTCTTAAGATTATCTGTCCATGCAATATGATTTTCTTTGATCATGGCAGCATCGTATAATCCCATTCTATGATTCACTCCACCTCCGCATTTGAATGCATATTTTTCAAATATTCTTAAGCCAGGAGTCGTTTTCCTAGTATCTGCTAATTTTATATTTGTGCCTTCTAATTTATCTATGAGATTCTTTGTATATGTTGATATTCCAGATAAATGCATTGCTATGTTTAAGCTGATCCTTTCAGTAGCGAGTAAACTTTTTGAAGGTCCATATATTTCTAAGAGTTTTTGATCTTTAACAAATTTATCTCCATCAGAGATATTAAATTTTGAACTGATTTTTAAATCAATTTTTTTAAAAATTTCTTTTATAATTTCAACCCCACAAAATATACCCTCCTCTTTTGCAATCCAATATGCATTACCATTCTCTTCTGTAATAGAGGGACTTGTAAGATCTCCTCTACCTATATCTTCATCGATCCAATTATCAATGATCTTACTTATTATTGGAGTATTTAAATCCACTAAACTAAAAAATAATTAATTAATAAAAATTCAACTGAAGTTAGAGAATTAACTATAGATCACTATGTAATTTAACTCAAATTTATTTACCAATACAAAATTTAGAAAAAATATTATCTAGGAGTTCCTCTGTTAATTCTTGACCAGTTATTTTAGATAAGTTTTGAATTCCGTCTCTCAGTTCTATTGATAATAAATCAAATGGCAATTTATTTTTAATGATTTCATCAGTATCATTTAAATTAGATAGGCAAGCAGACAAATTTGTTAGATGTCTTTCGTTTAAAAATATATTGATATTTTCTACTTGTTTTAATCCACATTTTTTTATGATTGTGTCGATTAATAATCTTTCACCATTATTATTCTTAATGCTCATGAGAATTGTATTTTTTAACTCATTTGAATTAATATTTTTGCAATCAATTAAATCTTTTTTATTGCCCAAAATAGTAATTAATTTTTCTTTGGGGATTTTTTCTATTATTTTTTTGTCTTCTTCATTAAATCCTTCTTCAAGACTATAAATATAAATTATAAAATCTGACTCTTTAATTTTTCCAAAACTTTTTTTAATTCCTATACTTTCAATTTGTTCATGAGTTTCTCTTATTCCAGCAGTATCAATTATTTTCATTGGAATATCATTAATAGTTAAATTAACTTCAATAACATCTCTAGTTGTTCCAGGAATATTAGTTACGATTGCTTTCTCTTTTTTTGCAAGTAAATTTAATAAAGAGCTTTTGCCAACATTTGTTTTACCTATAAGCGCAATGGATATTCCATTGTGAATATATGAATTTCTTTTGGCATTTTCTATTAGTAATTCTATTTTTTCTTTTACTTTTTTAATGTTTTTTAGATATTTGGTGTAATCAAAATTTGTAAACTCTTCTTCAAAATCAACTCTCGCTTCTATTTCGCAAAGTTGATTTATAAGGTCATTTTTAATATCATTAATTTTTTTCTTTATTTCTCCTTGAAGCCCACTAAAAGCTAACTCTGCTGATTTTGTATTGCTTGCATTAATTAATTGATTAATCGACTCGGCTTGAGTAAGGTCTATTTTTCCATTAAGAAAAGCTCTTTGACTAAATTCTCCTGGGTTTGCAAGTCTAACTCTAGAATTACTAGATAATAATCTCTTTAGAACTTTATTCACTATGATAATTCCTCCATGGCAATGAAGTTCAACAACATCCTCTCCTGTGAAGCTATTAGGTGATTTCATTACTAAAATTAAAACCTCATCTATAAATTTATTTTGTTTATTTTCCTGAATAAAACCATGAAAAACTCTATGTGATTCCCATGCATATTTAGATTTAGTTTTAACAATCTTTTTGCAAGAATTTATTGAGTCTTTCCCTGATACTCTTATTATTGCAACTCCTCCTTTCCCTATACTTATAGCTGAAGCAATTGCGGCTATCGTATCTTCTGTAGTAACTATCGAATCCATCTCTCGCTTTGTTATGGATAATTAAGTAAGATTATCAAGAATTTTGAAATTTTCTTTCTGAATGAGATTTAAAAGAGATATTACCTATAAGAAAATTCTATCATTATTTAGGAATCAGAATGGAAGTCCTTTCTTTAATGCTAAAGGTTTAGCTATAGGGGTATTTAGTGGCTGTTTTCCTTTTTTTGGGTTTCAGACTTTAATAGGGGTATTTTTAGCGAAAATAGCCAAGGGAAATATTATTCTAGCTGCAATTGGTACATGGATTAGCAACCCTTTTACTTATATTCCACTTTATTATTTTAACTATAAAGTTGGTTCGATTTTTTTAAATAATTCTTCTAATAAACTTCTTGAAAAAAGTTTAGTTATTGATGACTTATGGAAACAAGGTAGAATTTTTTCCCTAAAATTACTATTAGGTTCATCTTGTGTAGGTATTTTACTGGCTTTTATTTGCGGCAGTATTGTTTTCTTTATCTACAAGATAAAAAGTAAAAGTTAGTTTGATCTTATTTTAAAATTAACTTTGTCCAACTCTGGCAATATCTAAAACATCTGCCATTGATTTAATTTGTTCAATTGTTTTGTGAAGTTGATTATAACTTTCAAGACCTACACAAAGATTTATAATAGCTGGTTTACCGTAAGCAGTTTTAACATTGGCATCGCTTACGTTTATACCTTTATCAGATAACCGCATAAGAATATCTTTAAGAACTCCAACTCTATCAATTACTTCTATTCGTAGCTGAATTGGAAACTTATTATCACCAGTTTTATTATCTTGATTCCAACTAACAGGTAATCTTCTCTCTATTGGAATTGGTATTACATTTTCACAATCTTCCCTATGTATGGTTATCCCATGGTTGCCGAGCGACACAGTTCCAATAATATCCTCGCCTGGGAGTGGGGTACAGCATTTACCTATTCTGTAATCAAGACCTTCTATCCCAGAAATTGGTGATTTAGCTGCAGTATTAGATTTATTATTGGATAAATTACTATTACTTTTCAGAGATTTTGCAATTTCAGAGTCTGAATCATTTTTCACATCTTCTGTCTGTAATTTTATTTCTTCTCTTAGTCTGTTTAATACTTGATGCAAAGTTAAACCACCAAAACCAAGAGATGCAAGAAGGTCTTCAGTAGTTTTTAAATTGCATCGATTTGCAACTTTTTTCATGGCTTCACTAGAAAGTAATGCTTCAAAACCGTTTCTACCTACTTCTTTTTCAAGTAAATCTCTACCTCTTTTAATCGTTTCGTCACGATGGCTTTTCTTATACCATTGGCGAATTCTATTTTTAGCAGTTGGCGTAACTACAAAGTTCAGCCAATCCAAGCTTGGAGTAGCATTATTACTTGTCAAAATTTCTATGAAGTCACCATTTTGAAGTGCTGTAGATAATGGAGAAAGCTTTTCATTAATTCTTATTCCATTACAGTGATTTCCAACTTCAGAATGAATTCTGTAGGCGAAATCTATCGCGGTAGATCCTTTCCTTAAACCAACAACATCTCCTTTTGGAGTGATCACAAATACTTCTTCATCAAATAAATCTTCTTTAATTGAAGCTAAATAATCATTATGATCCCTTTCATTACCTTCTTGTTGCCATTCTACTAATTGTCTTAGCCAATTAAATCTCTCGGCATTACTTTTAGCGGGAGAACCACCCTCTTTATATTGCCAATGAGCGGCAATACCATATTCAGCAATTTGATGCATCGAAGTAGTTCTAATTTGAACTTCAATAGGTCGATGTCTTCCAATAACAGAAGTATGTAAGGACTGGTATCCATTAGGTTTTGGTAATCCTATATAGTCTTTAAATCTACCTGGAATTGGTTTGAAAGTATCATGAACAACTGCTAAAGCTCTATAACAACTATCTGAATTGTCGACGATAATTCTTAGGGCAGCAACATCATAAATCTCGTGAAATTGCTTTTGTTGTCTTTCCATTTTGCTCCAGATGCCATAAAGATGTTTTGGCCTCCCTGTTATTTCAAAATTTTTCAAACCTGCTGAAACCAAGTTTTCCTTCATAAGATTCAAAGTTACTTTTAATCTTTTTTCTCTATCACTTCTTTTAACAGCGATTTGATCTTTAAGATCTTGATATTCTTTAGGCTCTAGGAATTTAAAAGCTAAATCTTCTAATTCCCATTTAAATCTGTTTATTCCTAGTCGATTAGCTAATGGTGCATAAATCTCTCTTGTTTCTCTCGCTATTCTTAGTTTTTTCTCATCATTTAGCCATTCAATTGTTCTCATGTTATGAAGTCGATCTGCAAGTTTTACTAAGACAACTCTGATATCGCTGGCCATAGCCAAAAACATTTTCCTAAGATTTTCAGCTTGTGCTTCGGTCCTATTGTTAAAGTGAATGCCTCCTAATTTTGTTACACCTTCCACAAGTATTTTTACTTCTAATCCAAAATTTGTTTCTATTTCGGATAAATCAATTCCAGTATCTTCAACAACATCATGTAAAAGGCCTGCAGCAATAACAGATGAACTAGCACCTATTTCTTTGAGGAGATTTGCAACAGCAACTGGATGGATAATGTATGGCTCGCCGCTCGCGCGGAATTGTCCATCATGAGCTTTATAAGCAAGTTTAAAAGCCTTTACTATAAGATTTTGGTTCTCATCATTTTCTTTATTTGATTTTTCAAAATTATGAATATCTTTAATAAGCCAATCGGGAATTTTTATTTGATAATTTAAAGATTCACTTTCATATTTTTTATTTTCAGGCAAAATAGTTTTGGAAACTTCAATTTCGTTTTTTTCTTTTGAATTTGCAGCTGCCTCGGTCATTTTATATTGCTTTAGATGTATTTTATTTAGGTCTAGAAAAATTGGCTATAAATCATGGGAAAAAATAAAGAAAAAATTATTGTAGTTAAAAATCTGACTGTTAAATATGGTCTAAAGCAGCAACCTATTATCAAAAATTTTAATTTGGAAATAGAAAGTGGCGATCATTTGGCCATAATAGGACCTTCTGGATGTGGAAAGACCACTTTTGCAAAAACATTAGTAAATATATTGCCTGAAAAGGCAACTTCTAAAGGGTATCTATCGATTTCTAGTGTAGATCCTAGGAAAATAAATAACAAAGATGCACAATTATTTAGAAGAAAGAATTTTGGATTTATTTATCAAGACTCTATAAAAAAACTTAATCCGCTAATGAGAGTTGGGGATCATTTATATGAATTATTTAAAACACATGATCAAACTAAATCATCTTTAGCTATTAAAAAATTAGTAAGAGAAGTTTTTCAAAAAGTAGGAATTGAAGAAAGTAAACTTGATTCTTTCCCACATCAATTTAGCGGTGGAATGAGACAGAGAGTTTCTATAGCAATGGCACTTGCTTTGAAACCTAAATTATTAATAGCTGATGAACCTACAACAAGCTTAGATACCAAAACAAGTTTTGAAATTATGCAAGAAATAATTAATCTATGTAATGATTTTGATACAACTTTAATTTTAATTAGTCATGATATTAATCTTGCAGCAAAATGGTGTAAAAAAGTTGCAATAATTGAAAAGGGATCGATTGTTGAAAAAGGGAATATATTAGATATTTTTCAATCACCAAAATCAGATATTGGGAAAAAGTTAGTAAATGCTTCAAAAATATTATTAGAACCAAATACTAAAAATAATTCTCGAGATCATGTCGTTCTAGAGGTAAATAACCTAAGACATTGGTATAAATTAAATTCTTCAATTTTCATTACTAAATGGAATAAGGCTTTAAATGAAGTTAGTTTCAAGTTATATGAGAATGAGACTCTTGGAATTGTTGGTTCTTCAGGGAGCGGTAAAAGTACATTATGTAGGGCTTTAATTGGACTCCTTAAAGTAAGAGGTGGTGAAATAAAAATTTATGATAAAAATCATGCATTGAAAAAAAATAAATCTTTTAAAAAGAACAATAATGTGCAAATAATTTTTCAAGATCCTTTTTCAAGTTTGAATCCGAAAATGACAATTAAAAATATTTTGGAAGATATATTTTTTATTAAAAAAATTTCAGATAAAAGAAAAATCGAAAAAGAAATAAAATTAATGTTAAGAAATTTAAATCTTCCCTTAAATAATGATTTCTTTAATTCTTATCCTAGTCAATTATCTGGTGGTCAATTGCAAAGAATCTCATTAGCCAGAGCGCTATTGTTGAAACCAAAAATTTTGATTTGTGAT contains:
- a CDS encoding pyridoxal phosphate-dependent aminotransferase, with amino-acid sequence MNDFDQLNNLFPRPREEIINMQSYSAPLENRRNLLRLDFNENTLGPSPNVFKALQAIKLNEISIYPEYNLLKKFLCDKYLDARKFDNNEIGIFNGADAAINAIFNCFGEKDQIFLTTNPTFGYYSPCSEMRGMKKITCSYIGENFLFPINEFSEKIIKYNPKLIFICNPNNPTGTILSAQEIINLANIKKDSLIIVDELYEKFNGDSLLESIDFEKNKNILIIQSLSKTAGLAGLRIGFTFGNKNLINYINKVTGPYDVNSFAITAALAALKDKSYIDNYVLEVKKAREWILNKFKSTKIRTHFSGGNYFLIWPKKDPKILIQQMREKGILIRSMENKKDIGKSIRVSIGTKEQMIFFWDNYKVLDLIN
- the argS gene encoding arginine--tRNA ligase; the encoded protein is MLIIFKELTNNFEQTLLDSLKKNHKEREFEILRKNLITQSSKEEFGDYQCNICLSLSKIYKKNPRDISNDFINLLNKNKSIGKLCKSLEIAGPGFINIKLKDEVLINAIKSNIQCQRGGVPQIKKDLDSGLSNKIIVDFSSPNIAKEMHVGHLRSTIIGDSISRIFELRGYQVLRLNHVGDWGTQFGMLITQLKDLYSNDLEEIGKIKISDLVEFYKESKKRFDNEYEFQKRSREEVVKLQSGDIKSIKAWKLLCDQSRKEFDEIYKNLKIKIEERGESFYNPFLKSVIEDLNFKKILVEDQGAKCVFLDGMTNKEGKPLPLIIQKKDGGFNYATTDLAAIRYRFNKPPNGDDASRIIYVTDHGQTNHFAGVFQVAKKAKWIPDNCQVDHVPFGLVQGIDGKKLKTREGETIRLKDLLKEAVRRAKEDLLKRLEDENRYETEDFIANTSRIIGLGAVKYADLSQNRITNYQFSFDKMLSLNGNTAPYLLYTLVRIAGIKRKNDFVYDSKDFQYTNYEHKAEWKLIRKLLKFDEVIISIEKDLMPNRLCNYLFELCQTFNRFYDQVPILKEEKYIKISRLNLCDLTAKILKLSLELLGIETLERM
- the nadC gene encoding carboxylating nicotinate-nucleotide diphosphorylase, whose product is MDLNTPIISKIIDNWIDEDIGRGDLTSPSITEENGNAYWIAKEEGIFCGVEIIKEIFKKIDLKISSKFNISDGDKFVKDQKLLEIYGPSKSLLATERISLNIAMHLSGISTYTKNLIDKLEGTNIKLADTRKTTPGLRIFEKYAFKCGGGVNHRMGLYDAAMIKENHIAWTDNLKNAVQKIRLNSPFTTHIIIEAENIEQAKEAVLAGADSVLLDELSPETIKKSVQELRDLSINSLKKEVNKNLIIEVSGINPKEISKYLIKGIDLISTSSSITKSDWIDLSMRYIN
- the mnmE gene encoding tRNA uridine-5-carboxymethylaminomethyl(34) synthesis GTPase MnmE, with translation MDSIVTTEDTIAAIASAISIGKGGVAIIRVSGKDSINSCKKIVKTKSKYAWESHRVFHGFIQENKQNKFIDEVLILVMKSPNSFTGEDVVELHCHGGIIIVNKVLKRLLSSNSRVRLANPGEFSQRAFLNGKIDLTQAESINQLINASNTKSAELAFSGLQGEIKKKINDIKNDLINQLCEIEARVDFEEEFTNFDYTKYLKNIKKVKEKIELLIENAKRNSYIHNGISIALIGKTNVGKSSLLNLLAKKEKAIVTNIPGTTRDVIEVNLTINDIPMKIIDTAGIRETHEQIESIGIKKSFGKIKESDFIIYIYSLEEGFNEEDKKIIEKIPKEKLITILGNKKDLIDCKNINSNELKNTILMSIKNNNGERLLIDTIIKKCGLKQVENINIFLNERHLTNLSACLSNLNDTDEIIKNKLPFDLLSIELRDGIQNLSKITGQELTEELLDNIFSKFCIGK
- a CDS encoding DUF2062 domain-containing protein, which encodes MRFKRDITYKKILSLFRNQNGSPFFNAKGLAIGVFSGCFPFFGFQTLIGVFLAKIAKGNIILAAIGTWISNPFTYIPLYYFNYKVGSIFLNNSSNKLLEKSLVIDDLWKQGRIFSLKLLLGSSCVGILLAFICGSIVFFIYKIKSKS
- a CDS encoding RelA/SpoT family protein, producing MTEAAANSKEKNEIEVSKTILPENKKYESESLNYQIKIPDWLIKDIHNFEKSNKENDENQNLIVKAFKLAYKAHDGQFRASGEPYIIHPVAVANLLKEIGASSSVIAAGLLHDVVEDTGIDLSEIETNFGLEVKILVEGVTKLGGIHFNNRTEAQAENLRKMFLAMASDIRVVLVKLADRLHNMRTIEWLNDEKKLRIARETREIYAPLANRLGINRFKWELEDLAFKFLEPKEYQDLKDQIAVKRSDREKRLKVTLNLMKENLVSAGLKNFEITGRPKHLYGIWSKMERQQKQFHEIYDVAALRIIVDNSDSCYRALAVVHDTFKPIPGRFKDYIGLPKPNGYQSLHTSVIGRHRPIEVQIRTTSMHQIAEYGIAAHWQYKEGGSPAKSNAERFNWLRQLVEWQQEGNERDHNDYLASIKEDLFDEEVFVITPKGDVVGLRKGSTAIDFAYRIHSEVGNHCNGIRINEKLSPLSTALQNGDFIEILTSNNATPSLDWLNFVVTPTAKNRIRQWYKKSHRDETIKRGRDLLEKEVGRNGFEALLSSEAMKKVANRCNLKTTEDLLASLGFGGLTLHQVLNRLREEIKLQTEDVKNDSDSEIAKSLKSNSNLSNNKSNTAAKSPISGIEGLDYRIGKCCTPLPGEDIIGTVSLGNHGITIHREDCENVIPIPIERRLPVSWNQDNKTGDNKFPIQLRIEVIDRVGVLKDILMRLSDKGINVSDANVKTAYGKPAIINLCVGLESYNQLHKTIEQIKSMADVLDIARVGQS
- a CDS encoding ABC transporter ATP-binding protein, producing the protein MGKNKEKIIVVKNLTVKYGLKQQPIIKNFNLEIESGDHLAIIGPSGCGKTTFAKTLVNILPEKATSKGYLSISSVDPRKINNKDAQLFRRKNFGFIYQDSIKKLNPLMRVGDHLYELFKTHDQTKSSLAIKKLVREVFQKVGIEESKLDSFPHQFSGGMRQRVSIAMALALKPKLLIADEPTTSLDTKTSFEIMQEIINLCNDFDTTLILISHDINLAAKWCKKVAIIEKGSIVEKGNILDIFQSPKSDIGKKLVNASKILLEPNTKNNSRDHVVLEVNNLRHWYKLNSSIFITKWNKALNEVSFKLYENETLGIVGSSGSGKSTLCRALIGLLKVRGGEIKIYDKNHALKKNKSFKKNNNVQIIFQDPFSSLNPKMTIKNILEDIFFIKKISDKRKIEKEIKLMLRNLNLPLNNDFFNSYPSQLSGGQLQRISLARALLLKPKILICDESVNMLDASVKIEILELLRVLQEKMNLTIIFITHDLGIAKRFCDRLLVMNHGKIVDEGESSTIFTKTQNTYTKSLLNSSLNLI